From one Culex quinquefasciatus strain JHB chromosome 3, VPISU_Cqui_1.0_pri_paternal, whole genome shotgun sequence genomic stretch:
- the LOC6048518 gene encoding uncharacterized protein LOC6048518 — translation MNKFVILLATVLVLSNIPVRPVEATVVRLFTDLLQNNVAGIPLIHKTEEFDFDPEVSKKRREMYYEQHGYRGEKAIERLGLGIDGKHRERAEHQRQRDEGHLNGLNILQP, via the exons CTCGCCACCGTGCTGGTGCTCTCCAACATCCCCGTCCGCCCCGTTGAGGCCACCGTCGTGCGGTTGTTCACCGATCTGCTGCAAAATAACGTGGCCGGAATTCCGTTGATTCACAAAACCGAAGAGTTCGATTTCGACCCGGAGGTCAGCAAGAAGCGCCGCGAGATGTACTACgag CAACACGGATACCGTGGCGAGAAGGCCATCGAGCGGCTCGGACTGGGAATCGACGGCAAGCACCGTGAACGGGCGGAACACCAACGGCAACGGGACGAGGGACATCTCAACGGACTGAACATTCTGCAGCCTTGA